A genomic region of Azoarcus sp. KH32C contains the following coding sequences:
- the ligA gene encoding NAD-dependent DNA ligase LigA encodes MFASSEAFERAAQLRRELEAHNYAYYVLDAPTVPDAEYDRLFRELEALEAKYPELATPDSPTRRVGGAPMPELRPVRHKVPMLSIRTETDTSNGGIVAFDTRVRNALGLGETDPAVEYAGELKFDGLAISLRYEDGVLVSGATRGDGETGEDVTHNVRTIRQIPLRLKGDAPAVIEVRGEIYMRRDEFDKLNARQLAAGEKVFVNPRNAAAGAVRQLDPRIAAKRPLSFFAYGLGEVGDWKMPGTHAGLLDALAAFGFPVCELRVLAQGVEGLKAFHDRIAALRDSLPYDIDGVVYKVNRFDLQRELGFVTREPRWAVAHKYPAQEEITELLGIEVQVGRTGALTPVARLKPVFVGGVTVTNATLHNEEEIQRKGILIGDHVIVRRAGDVIPQVVAAIVERRTGMERAFVMPTSCPVCGSHVDKAEDEAVARCTGGLFCPAQRKQALLHFAGRRAMDIEGLGDKLVDQLVEAGIVKTPADLYKLGVLALANLQRMAEKSAANLLAAIEKSRHTTLARFIFALGIRNVGEATAKDLARHFGSLDRVMDASVEQLLEVPDVGPIVAESIAAFFAEAHNREVIEQLRAAGVTWEEGAPAARVAGGLSGKVFVLTGTLPTMSREDAKALIEARGGKVSGSVSKKTDYVVAGAEAGSKLAKAQELGVAILDEAGLLQLIEAE; translated from the coding sequence ATGTTTGCTTCGTCTGAAGCGTTCGAGCGCGCCGCACAGTTGCGGCGCGAGCTCGAAGCGCACAACTACGCCTATTATGTTCTCGATGCGCCGACCGTTCCGGACGCCGAATATGACCGGCTGTTCCGTGAGCTGGAGGCCCTCGAAGCCAAGTATCCGGAGCTTGCGACCCCCGATTCGCCGACCCGTCGCGTCGGCGGAGCGCCGATGCCCGAGCTCAGGCCGGTCCGCCACAAGGTGCCGATGCTGTCGATCCGCACCGAGACCGACACCAGCAATGGCGGCATCGTCGCGTTCGACACGCGCGTGCGTAACGCACTCGGGCTGGGCGAGACCGATCCGGCCGTGGAGTACGCCGGCGAGCTGAAGTTCGACGGGCTGGCGATCAGTCTGCGCTACGAGGATGGGGTCCTGGTCAGCGGCGCGACGCGCGGCGACGGGGAGACCGGCGAGGACGTGACGCACAACGTGCGCACGATCCGGCAGATTCCGCTCCGTCTCAAAGGCGATGCGCCGGCCGTGATCGAGGTGCGGGGCGAGATTTACATGCGGCGCGACGAGTTCGACAAGCTGAATGCGCGTCAGCTCGCGGCGGGCGAGAAGGTCTTCGTCAATCCGCGCAACGCCGCGGCCGGCGCCGTGCGTCAGCTCGATCCGCGAATCGCTGCAAAGCGGCCCTTGTCCTTTTTCGCGTACGGCCTGGGCGAAGTCGGCGACTGGAAGATGCCAGGGACGCACGCCGGCTTGCTGGATGCGCTCGCGGCATTCGGTTTCCCGGTGTGCGAGCTCCGCGTCCTCGCCCAGGGCGTCGAAGGACTCAAGGCATTTCACGATCGCATCGCCGCATTGCGCGACAGCCTGCCTTACGACATCGATGGCGTCGTCTACAAGGTCAATCGTTTCGATCTGCAGCGCGAGCTCGGTTTTGTCACGCGCGAGCCGCGTTGGGCCGTTGCGCACAAGTATCCGGCTCAGGAAGAAATCACTGAGCTACTCGGCATCGAAGTGCAGGTTGGGCGAACTGGTGCGCTGACGCCGGTCGCACGGTTGAAGCCGGTCTTCGTCGGCGGCGTCACCGTGACCAACGCGACGCTGCACAACGAGGAGGAAATCCAGCGCAAGGGGATCCTGATCGGTGACCATGTCATCGTGCGGCGGGCCGGAGACGTTATACCGCAGGTCGTCGCTGCGATTGTCGAGCGGCGGACGGGAATGGAGCGGGCCTTCGTGATGCCGACGAGCTGTCCGGTGTGCGGATCCCACGTCGACAAGGCGGAGGACGAGGCGGTGGCGCGCTGCACGGGGGGGCTTTTCTGCCCGGCGCAGCGCAAGCAGGCGCTGCTGCACTTTGCCGGGCGACGCGCGATGGACATCGAGGGGCTGGGCGACAAGCTGGTCGATCAGCTGGTCGAGGCGGGCATCGTCAAGACGCCGGCGGACCTCTACAAGCTGGGCGTGCTGGCGCTGGCGAACCTGCAGCGGATGGCCGAGAAGTCGGCGGCGAACCTCCTTGCGGCGATCGAGAAGAGCCGGCATACGACACTCGCGCGCTTCATCTTCGCGCTCGGCATCCGCAATGTCGGCGAGGCGACGGCGAAGGATTTGGCGCGGCATTTCGGTTCGCTCGATCGGGTGATGGACGCAAGCGTCGAGCAGTTGCTGGAAGTGCCGGACGTGGGGCCGATCGTCGCAGAGAGCATCGCGGCGTTCTTTGCCGAGGCGCACAACCGCGAAGTCATCGAGCAGTTGCGGGCGGCGGGCGTGACGTGGGAAGAAGGCGCCCCGGCGGCGCGAGTGGCGGGAGGGCTCAGCGGCAAGGTGTTCGTGCTGACTGGAACGCTGCCGACGATGAGCCGCGAGGACGCGAAAGCCCTGATCGAGGCGCGGGGCGGCAAGGTGAGCGGTTCGGTGTCGAAGAAGACGGATTATGTAGTCGCAGGTGCGGAAGCCGGGTCGAAACTGGCCAAGGCGCAGGAACTGGGTGTGGCGATCCTGGATGAAGCAGGGTTGCTGCAACTCATTGAAGCAGAATGA
- a CDS encoding cell division protein ZipA C-terminal FtsZ-binding domain-containing protein — MDSELQIGLAALGVAAVVSIVGYNKWQERKHRREAELAFKSEHRDVLLEPNEGGASADERLEPSVVRGERSGHAAVRDPGLRKATPRPPEQVDSRVDCIIRIESIEPLEAPRLWAAQSEQLMGISKPVRWYGFDDAQNVWRELNAHSAGAYHWFCAAMQMVDRRGPISESDLMHFSGGVQRVAEAFFAVPAEVPSSGETLRNAAELDRFCAGVDVQIGINIVSSGQPFAGTKIRALAESNGLVIGNDGAFHACDEDGNTLFTLSNMEANIFAADTMRNIATHGMTLLIDVPRVPNGVFAFERMMRQASQMADALQGVVVDDNRSPLGPEAANMIRNQIQHFQAQMASGSMAAGGQLAMRLFSD, encoded by the coding sequence ATGGATAGCGAATTGCAGATTGGACTGGCCGCCCTGGGGGTGGCAGCGGTCGTCAGTATCGTCGGCTACAACAAGTGGCAGGAGCGCAAGCATCGGCGCGAGGCCGAGCTCGCATTCAAGTCGGAACATCGTGACGTGCTGCTCGAGCCGAACGAAGGCGGAGCGTCCGCCGACGAGCGTCTTGAGCCCTCCGTGGTGCGCGGGGAACGGTCGGGGCATGCGGCCGTGCGAGATCCCGGCTTGCGCAAGGCGACCCCGAGGCCGCCCGAGCAGGTCGATTCGCGCGTCGATTGCATCATCCGCATCGAATCGATCGAACCGCTGGAGGCTCCGCGGCTGTGGGCGGCGCAGAGCGAGCAACTCATGGGTATCTCGAAGCCCGTGCGCTGGTACGGGTTCGACGATGCGCAGAACGTGTGGCGCGAACTCAATGCGCACAGCGCCGGTGCCTATCATTGGTTCTGTGCGGCGATGCAGATGGTCGATCGGCGCGGGCCGATCAGCGAGTCGGACCTGATGCATTTTTCGGGCGGCGTGCAGCGTGTTGCCGAGGCGTTCTTCGCCGTGCCGGCGGAAGTCCCATCGAGCGGCGAAACGCTGCGCAATGCGGCTGAGCTCGACCGTTTCTGTGCCGGCGTCGATGTGCAGATCGGCATCAACATCGTGAGCAGCGGACAGCCCTTCGCCGGTACGAAGATCCGGGCGCTGGCCGAATCGAACGGGCTCGTCATCGGCAACGACGGCGCTTTCCATGCCTGCGACGAGGATGGCAACACGCTGTTCACGCTCAGCAACATGGAGGCGAACATCTTTGCCGCCGACACGATGCGCAACATCGCGACGCACGGCATGACACTGTTGATCGATGTGCCGCGCGTTCCGAACGGTGTTTTCGCCTTCGAGCGGATGATGCGGCAGGCGTCGCAGATGGCGGACGCGCTGCAAGGGGTCGTTGTCGATGACAACCGCTCGCCGCTGGGGCCCGAGGCGGCCAACATGATCCGCAACCAGATTCAGCACTTCCAGGCTCAGATGGCGAGCGGCAGCATGGCGGCGGGCGGGCAGCTGGCGATGCGGCTGTTTTCCGACTGA
- the smc gene encoding chromosome segregation protein SMC: MRLSKLKLAGFKTFVDPTTVQTPGNLVGVVGPNGCGKSNIIDAVRWVLGESRASALRGESMQDVIFNGSTTRKPVSRASVELVFDNSEGKAAGQWSRYAEISVKRVLDRSGESTYFLNNVQVRRKDVIDLFLGTGLGPRAYAIIEQGMISRIIEARPEEIRGFLEEAAGVTKYRERRRETEGRLADARDNLARLDDIRIELGERIGHLEVQAEIAARYRDLNAAHIQRQQLLWMLKRKEARAEQARLEGELNTLSAKMESDSARLQALETAVETARTAHFDASESVHVAQTDLFAVSAEVTRLEAELRHLDDARKRLEARIAQLVTDEGHWQARREASLGERDRWGGLKDNAAMRMEQAEARHAEIADRVPDAESARQAADATVAMARRELSQTEQQLRVEEANRASAVRALDALSQRRGRLSAETGSIEGPDEAAVAQQEARLELLQDQHEAQQRELAEIQQRQPEAQAALKAAVEHERQMQRRLTELRARRDALVQLQNRVQSQGQLGDWLKRHKLAELPPLWRELRVEPGWETAVEAVLRERLAALTGEVAQAARAMFDEPPPGSLAVVFAGSPSSAAPRVLDGACALLDKVGVGDARFAGIVADWLDSCMAVDSLVAWIDRRDEIPAGVVLVAPSGQILTRHVLVHYAPDSRTHGVMERQREIDMLVESFAALEEEAGFAHDTMLGAESVAAELQERGNALRRELQNAQQEVHREQVELLKLTQARQRAEERRDQLARDLEDLVHLESTEREHLARAEMELARAAELADLQRERLDGATEVLAERDNVLREVRALEQATARELQEARFSERECAGKLDDVARNLQLAGEQLERVAAELLARRHELEATDSGRSNDALQEALALRERREAALAARRDALEAAAASLRQTEEMRLRTEQEAAPARARVAELRLAVQAAELAGAQFQERLTEAQADETALEPLLTADLRETSLVREVARLAREIADLGQVNLAALDELRSAQERKGYLDVQYDDLMEAIETLEDAIRKIDRETREQLQETYNTVSQHFGTLFPQLFGGGQARLVLTGDEILDAGIQIVAQPPGKKNTSIHLLSGGEKALTAIALVFSMFQLNPAPFCMLDEVDAPLDDTNTERYGQMVKRMSLQTQFIFISHSKITMGIAQQLVGVTMQEQGVSRVVEVDIEEALRLAEPAAA; this comes from the coding sequence GTGCGTCTTTCCAAGCTAAAACTCGCCGGTTTCAAGACCTTTGTCGATCCCACCACAGTGCAGACACCAGGAAACTTGGTGGGCGTGGTGGGTCCGAACGGCTGCGGCAAATCCAATATCATCGATGCGGTTCGCTGGGTGCTCGGCGAGAGCCGGGCCAGCGCTTTGCGCGGCGAATCGATGCAGGATGTTATCTTCAACGGTTCGACGACCCGAAAGCCGGTTTCGCGCGCGAGCGTCGAACTGGTTTTCGACAACTCCGAAGGCAAGGCGGCCGGGCAGTGGTCGCGTTACGCGGAAATTTCGGTCAAGCGGGTGCTCGACCGCAGTGGGGAGTCGACCTATTTCCTGAACAACGTCCAGGTCCGCCGCAAGGACGTGATCGACCTCTTCCTCGGCACCGGGCTCGGGCCGCGCGCGTATGCGATCATCGAGCAGGGGATGATCTCGCGCATCATCGAGGCGCGGCCGGAAGAGATTCGCGGCTTTCTCGAGGAGGCGGCCGGGGTCACGAAGTACCGCGAGCGCCGGCGGGAGACGGAAGGGCGGCTCGCCGATGCGCGGGACAACCTGGCGCGCCTCGACGACATCCGTATCGAGCTCGGCGAGCGGATCGGGCACCTGGAGGTGCAGGCCGAGATCGCAGCGCGCTACCGCGATCTGAACGCGGCGCACATCCAGCGCCAGCAGCTGCTGTGGATGCTCAAGCGCAAGGAGGCGCGCGCCGAACAGGCCCGGCTCGAAGGCGAACTGAACACGCTGTCCGCGAAGATGGAGTCGGACAGTGCGCGGTTGCAGGCGCTGGAGACGGCCGTCGAGACCGCGCGGACGGCGCATTTTGATGCGTCGGAGTCCGTGCACGTCGCGCAGACGGATCTGTTTGCCGTCTCTGCCGAAGTGACGCGCCTGGAGGCCGAATTGCGGCATCTGGACGACGCTCGCAAGCGTCTCGAAGCGCGTATCGCGCAGCTCGTGACCGACGAAGGGCACTGGCAGGCGCGCCGCGAAGCCTCGCTGGGCGAGCGGGATCGCTGGGGCGGGCTGAAGGACAATGCCGCGATGCGCATGGAGCAGGCTGAGGCACGGCACGCGGAGATCGCCGACCGTGTCCCCGACGCCGAGTCCGCGCGCCAGGCGGCGGACGCCACGGTAGCCATGGCGCGTCGCGAACTGTCGCAGACCGAGCAGCAGCTTCGTGTCGAGGAGGCGAATCGCGCGAGCGCGGTGCGGGCGCTGGATGCCTTGAGTCAGCGGCGCGGGCGTCTCAGCGCCGAGACCGGGAGCATTGAAGGGCCCGACGAGGCGGCGGTCGCGCAGCAGGAAGCCCGGCTCGAGTTGCTGCAGGACCAGCACGAGGCGCAGCAGCGCGAGCTCGCCGAAATCCAGCAGCGCCAGCCCGAGGCGCAGGCTGCGTTGAAGGCCGCGGTCGAGCACGAACGTCAGATGCAGCGGCGCCTGACCGAGTTGCGGGCGCGCCGCGATGCCCTCGTGCAGCTTCAGAACCGCGTCCAGTCGCAGGGGCAGCTCGGCGACTGGCTGAAGCGCCACAAGCTCGCGGAGCTACCGCCCTTGTGGCGCGAGCTGCGGGTTGAGCCGGGTTGGGAAACGGCCGTGGAGGCGGTGCTGCGGGAACGGCTGGCCGCACTGACGGGTGAGGTCGCGCAGGCTGCGCGTGCGATGTTCGACGAGCCTCCGCCGGGTTCTCTGGCGGTCGTTTTCGCCGGGTCGCCGTCCTCTGCCGCGCCGCGCGTCCTGGATGGCGCATGCGCGCTGCTCGACAAGGTCGGTGTCGGCGATGCGCGGTTCGCGGGCATCGTCGCCGACTGGCTCGACAGCTGCATGGCGGTCGACTCGCTGGTGGCGTGGATCGATCGCAGGGACGAGATCCCGGCCGGTGTCGTGCTCGTCGCGCCCTCGGGACAAATTCTCACGCGACATGTGCTTGTGCACTACGCGCCCGACAGCCGCACGCACGGCGTGATGGAGCGTCAGCGCGAGATCGATATGCTGGTGGAGAGCTTCGCCGCTCTGGAGGAAGAGGCCGGCTTCGCTCATGACACGATGCTGGGCGCCGAGTCCGTGGCGGCTGAGCTGCAGGAACGTGGCAACGCGCTGCGGCGCGAGTTACAGAATGCACAGCAGGAGGTCCATCGGGAACAGGTCGAGCTTCTCAAGCTGACCCAGGCGCGTCAGCGTGCCGAAGAGCGACGCGACCAGCTTGCGCGCGATCTCGAGGATCTCGTGCATCTCGAAAGTACCGAGCGCGAGCATCTGGCGCGGGCCGAGATGGAGCTGGCGCGTGCCGCCGAGCTCGCGGATCTTCAGCGCGAGCGCCTCGACGGCGCGACCGAAGTCCTTGCCGAGCGCGACAACGTGCTGCGCGAGGTGCGGGCGCTGGAGCAGGCGACGGCGCGCGAATTGCAGGAGGCGCGGTTTTCGGAGCGCGAATGCGCCGGGAAGCTGGATGACGTTGCCCGCAACCTGCAGCTGGCCGGCGAGCAGCTCGAACGCGTTGCGGCCGAACTGCTTGCTCGCCGGCACGAACTGGAGGCGACCGACAGCGGGCGCAGCAACGACGCGCTGCAGGAAGCGCTCGCGCTGAGGGAAAGACGCGAGGCCGCGCTGGCTGCACGCCGCGATGCGCTCGAAGCGGCCGCGGCATCCTTGCGCCAGACCGAGGAGATGCGGCTGCGCACCGAACAGGAGGCCGCGCCTGCCCGCGCGCGAGTCGCGGAACTGCGCCTTGCCGTGCAGGCGGCCGAGCTCGCCGGCGCGCAATTCCAGGAGCGTCTCACTGAAGCCCAGGCCGACGAGACGGCGCTGGAGCCGCTGCTGACCGCAGACCTGCGCGAAACATCGCTGGTGCGCGAAGTCGCGCGCCTGGCCCGTGAAATTGCCGATCTCGGGCAGGTCAATCTCGCGGCGCTGGACGAGTTGCGCAGCGCGCAGGAGCGCAAAGGCTATCTGGACGTCCAGTACGACGACCTCATGGAGGCGATCGAAACCCTGGAGGATGCGATCCGCAAGATAGACCGTGAAACACGTGAACAGCTGCAGGAGACCTACAATACCGTCTCGCAGCATTTCGGCACGCTGTTTCCGCAGCTGTTCGGCGGCGGTCAGGCCCGGCTGGTGCTCACTGGCGACGAGATCCTGGATGCGGGCATCCAGATCGTCGCGCAGCCCCCGGGCAAGAAGAATACGTCGATCCACCTGCTTTCGGGCGGCGAGAAGGCATTGACGGCGATTGCGCTGGTGTTTTCGATGTTCCAGCTCAATCCCGCGCCGTTCTGCATGCTTGACGAGGTGGATGCCCCACTGGACGATACGAACACGGAACGGTATGGTCAGATGGTGAAGCGTATGTCATTGCAGACGCAGTTCATCTTCATCAGCCACAGCAAGATCACGATGGGGATTGCGCAGCAGCTGGTTGGTGTGACGATGCAGGAGCAAGGTGTCTCCCGCGTAGTGGAAGTGGATATCGAAGAGGCGCTGCGACTGGCCGAGCCGGCAGCAGCCTGA
- the dapC gene encoding succinyldiaminopimelate transaminase, with product MNPNLARLQPYPFEKLRALFAGITPPAELKPIRLSIGEPQHATPAFITQALIDNLGGLANYPTTQGSEAMRTSIARWLERRYRLPAIDAATQVLPVNGSREALFAFTQCVVDGSRPGAKVLSPNPFYQIYEGAALLAGAEPVFINNLAENRFGSDFDAVPESVWRDVQLIFVCSPGNPTGHVLGQAEWEKLFALSDRYGFVIAADECYSEIYFDEDAPPIGALEAAHKCGRTDFRNIVVFSSLSKRSNVPGMRTGFVAGDAAIMKSFLLYRTYHGCAMSPSVQAASTAAWNDEAHVIENRRLYRDKFDRVTPIIARHLKVERPDAAFYLWAQTPISDTEFARRLQAAYNVTVLPGSFLAREANGVNPGAGFVRIALVAETSECLEAAERIAAFCQTL from the coding sequence GTGAATCCCAACCTCGCCCGCCTCCAGCCTTACCCCTTCGAGAAACTGCGCGCGCTGTTCGCCGGCATCACACCGCCGGCGGAGCTCAAACCGATCCGCCTTTCGATCGGCGAACCGCAGCACGCCACGCCGGCCTTCATCACGCAGGCCTTGATCGACAACCTCGGCGGGCTCGCGAACTATCCGACGACCCAGGGTAGCGAGGCGATGCGTACCTCGATCGCGCGCTGGCTCGAACGCCGCTACAGACTTCCCGCCATCGACGCAGCGACCCAGGTCCTGCCTGTCAATGGTTCCCGCGAAGCGCTGTTCGCATTCACCCAGTGTGTTGTCGACGGCAGCCGCCCCGGCGCAAAAGTGCTGAGCCCGAACCCGTTCTATCAGATCTACGAAGGCGCGGCCCTGCTCGCCGGCGCCGAACCGGTGTTCATCAACAATCTCGCGGAAAACCGCTTCGGCTCGGATTTCGACGCCGTGCCCGAAAGCGTGTGGCGCGACGTGCAGCTGATCTTCGTCTGCTCGCCCGGCAACCCGACCGGCCACGTGCTCGGGCAAGCCGAGTGGGAAAAGCTCTTCGCGCTCTCCGACCGCTACGGTTTCGTGATCGCCGCCGACGAGTGCTACTCCGAAATCTACTTCGACGAAGACGCGCCGCCGATCGGCGCGCTCGAAGCCGCCCACAAGTGCGGGCGGACCGATTTCCGCAACATCGTCGTGTTCTCCAGTCTCTCGAAGCGCTCCAACGTGCCCGGCATGCGCACCGGCTTCGTCGCCGGCGATGCAGCGATCATGAAATCCTTCCTGCTCTACCGCACCTATCACGGCTGCGCGATGAGCCCGTCGGTGCAGGCCGCCTCGACCGCCGCCTGGAACGACGAAGCGCACGTCATCGAAAACCGCCGCCTGTACCGCGACAAATTCGACCGCGTCACGCCGATCATCGCACGTCACCTGAAGGTCGAGCGTCCGGACGCGGCTTTCTACCTGTGGGCGCAGACGCCGATCTCGGACACCGAGTTCGCCCGCCGCCTGCAGGCTGCATATAATGTGACCGTCCTGCCCGGCAGTTTCCTTGCCCGGGAGGCCAACGGCGTCAATCCGGGCGCCGGTTTCGTACGGATCGCCCTGGTGGCCGAAACGTCCGAATGCCTGGAGGCTGCCGAACGGATCGCAGCCTTCTGCCAAACTCTCTGA
- the dapD gene encoding 2,3,4,5-tetrahydropyridine-2,6-dicarboxylate N-succinyltransferase — protein sequence MQELQKIIDDAFENRSSLSPSSAPAVIRDAVAEVINGLDSGRLRVAEKVDGNWTVNQWIKKAVLISFRLRDNEVQSAGALNFYDKVPTKFGDYTPEQFREGGFRVVPPAVARKGSYIAKNVVLMPSYVNIGAYVDEGTMVDTWATVGSCAQIGKNVHLSGGVGIGGVLEPVQAGPVIIEDNVFVGARSEVVEGVIIEENAVLSMGVYIGQSTKIYDRETGEIFYGRVPSGAVVVPGSLPSADGKYSLYCAVIVKRVDAQTRAKTGINELLRGA from the coding sequence ATGCAAGAACTGCAAAAGATCATCGACGACGCCTTCGAAAACCGCTCCAGCCTGTCGCCCTCGTCGGCGCCGGCCGTCATCCGCGATGCGGTGGCCGAAGTCATCAACGGACTGGACTCCGGCCGCCTGCGCGTCGCCGAGAAGGTCGACGGCAACTGGACCGTCAACCAGTGGATCAAGAAGGCCGTCCTGATCTCCTTCCGCCTGCGCGACAATGAAGTGCAGTCGGCCGGTGCGCTGAACTTCTATGACAAAGTCCCGACGAAGTTCGGCGACTACACGCCCGAGCAGTTCCGCGAAGGCGGCTTCCGCGTCGTGCCGCCGGCCGTCGCACGCAAGGGCAGCTACATCGCGAAGAACGTCGTGCTGATGCCCTCCTACGTCAATATCGGCGCCTATGTCGATGAAGGCACCATGGTCGATACCTGGGCCACCGTTGGCTCCTGCGCCCAGATCGGCAAGAACGTGCACCTGTCGGGCGGCGTCGGCATCGGTGGCGTGCTCGAACCCGTCCAGGCCGGTCCCGTCATCATCGAAGACAACGTCTTCGTCGGCGCGCGCTCCGAAGTCGTCGAAGGCGTGATCATCGAAGAAAACGCCGTGCTGTCGATGGGCGTCTACATCGGCCAAAGCACCAAGATCTACGACCGCGAAACCGGCGAAATTTTCTACGGCCGAGTCCCGTCCGGCGCGGTCGTTGTGCCGGGCAGCTTGCCGTCTGCCGACGGTAAGTACAGCCTGTACTGCGCCGTCATCGTCAAGCGCGTCGACGCCCAGACGCGTGCCAAGACCGGCATCAACGAACTGCTCCGCGGCGCCTAA
- a CDS encoding PilT/PilU family type 4a pilus ATPase: protein MIFDKLFQLMAEKAASDIFISAGAPIHIKIQGITMPINQQNMDPSMIKRMIYEMMTPEQIETFETEKELNLSFGRRDMGNFRVNVFWQRHSIAIVVRYIQGEIPSLDTLGLPPVLAEVVTEKRGLLLVVGATGSGKSTTLASMIDHRNRNRSGHILTVEDPIEYLFKHRKSVVNQREVGIDTLGWHEALRNAMRQAPDCILIGEIRDRETMQAALAYSQTGHLCLATLHANNAYHALNRIVNFFPLENRSLLYLDLAVALKCIISQRLVRKPDGIRTPAVEILMNTRHVSELVERGELNEVKEAMQQSLAPGSQTFEQDLHRLYREGIITFEEALANADSPTNLAWLINNAQINNEAAASAGSDAPPTMDFQPPSGDGASFSEFALHLDDDQGR from the coding sequence ATGATTTTCGACAAGCTGTTTCAGTTGATGGCCGAAAAGGCCGCGTCGGACATCTTCATCTCAGCCGGCGCCCCGATCCATATCAAGATCCAGGGCATCACGATGCCGATCAACCAGCAGAACATGGACCCGTCCATGATCAAGCGGATGATCTACGAGATGATGACCCCGGAGCAGATCGAAACCTTCGAAACGGAGAAGGAACTCAATCTTTCTTTCGGCCGGCGCGATATGGGCAACTTCCGCGTCAACGTCTTCTGGCAGCGGCACAGCATCGCGATCGTCGTCCGCTACATCCAGGGCGAGATCCCGTCCCTCGACACACTCGGGCTACCGCCAGTGCTCGCTGAGGTCGTCACCGAGAAGCGCGGCCTGCTGCTCGTCGTCGGCGCGACCGGCTCGGGCAAATCGACGACGCTGGCCTCGATGATCGACCACCGGAACCGCAACCGTTCGGGCCACATCCTGACGGTCGAGGACCCGATCGAATACCTCTTCAAGCACCGCAAGTCTGTCGTCAATCAGCGCGAAGTCGGCATCGACACCCTCGGCTGGCACGAAGCGCTGCGCAACGCGATGCGTCAGGCGCCCGACTGCATCCTGATCGGCGAAATCCGCGACCGCGAAACGATGCAGGCGGCGCTCGCCTATTCGCAAACGGGCCACCTCTGCCTCGCGACGCTGCACGCAAACAACGCCTACCATGCGCTGAACCGGATCGTTAACTTCTTCCCGCTCGAGAACCGCTCGCTGCTGTACCTCGACCTCGCGGTCGCGCTGAAGTGCATCATCTCCCAGCGCCTGGTGCGCAAGCCGGACGGCATCCGCACGCCGGCGGTCGAGATCCTGATGAACACGCGTCACGTCTCCGAACTGGTCGAACGCGGCGAGCTCAACGAGGTGAAGGAGGCAATGCAGCAGAGCCTCGCCCCCGGGTCACAGACCTTCGAGCAGGACCTGCACCGCCTGTACCGCGAAGGCATCATCACCTTCGAGGAAGCGCTCGCCAACGCCGATTCGCCGACCAACTTGGCCTGGCTGATCAACAACGCCCAGATCAACAACGAGGCTGCCGCTTCGGCGGGCAGCGATGCGCCACCGACCATGGATTTCCAGCCGCCATCGGGCGACGGCGCCTCGTTCAGCGAATTCGCGCTCCATCTCGACGACGATCAAGGGCGCTGA